A DNA window from Arachis hypogaea cultivar Tifrunner chromosome 18, arahy.Tifrunner.gnm2.J5K5, whole genome shotgun sequence contains the following coding sequences:
- the LOC112769725 gene encoding G-type lectin S-receptor-like serine/threonine-protein kinase At4g27290, protein MQNQKVLCFWSVLFSFILRNSISLDNITPVQYITDGQTLISSGGTFELGFYSPGNSNGRYLGIWYHNIFPKVVVWVANREKPLNNTFGVLKLTGEGLVVLINDSTNSSIVWSSNMSSKVEDKWNPVAQLLESGNLVVKDGHNGDHFLWQSFDYPCDTFLPGMKLGWDLVTGLERTLSSSKSTDDPGRGDYTFRIDLRGDPQIVLMKGTAIKIRVGAWNGLMFSGATLYLRYSQFSSQFVFNEKEVFTRFRPENTSKYIRGVVYPWGGVQVLHWSIQTRGWETLISIPEAECDKYALCGANSVCRTTPTPVCACLEGFVPKYPGKWKDSYWSDGCVRVTPLRCSRDGFKKVAGVVLPDTSTSWYNRTMDLLECREFCLKNCSCTAYSNLDIRDGGSGCLIWFHDLVDIRQGSQDFYIRIDDKQNNDSSKRKLAVIVVGSILFIMSIIFGLKSFLWRKKLEESDIFWLRQRDHKKVKESMDLPTFDLSTIVCATDQFSSSNELGKGGYGPVYKGVLANGTEIAVKRLSKNSDQGLQEFKTEVQLIAKLQHRNLVKLLGCCIQQEEKLLIYELMPNRSLDYFIFDDARRKLLDWTKRFHIISGTARGLVYLHQDSRLRVIHRDLKTSNILLDEEMNAKISDFGLARTFASDQTEDKTGRVVGTHGYISPEYAVRGSFSMKSDVFAFGVIVLEVVSGRKTREFCVPDQSLNLLGFAWELWNEERTLELVDESLRDSVNEDEVLRCIQIGLLCVQERPEHRPNMSSVVRMLDDDKPLPRPRLPAFYSHQQHSTLIYGEDGEEVHSANEVTISLLGAR, encoded by the exons ATGCAAAACCAGAAAGTTCTATGCTTTTGGTCCGTTCTGTTCTCATTTATATTAAGAAACTCTATTTCACTCGACAATATAACTCCTGTTCAATACATCACTGATGGACAAACATTAATTTCGAGTGGAGGAACCTTTGAACTTGGCTTCTACAGCCCCGGAAATTCAAATGGCCGATACTTAGGCATATGGTACCATAACATATTCCCTAAGGTAGTCGTGTGGGTGGCAAACAGAGAAAAACCCCTCAACAACACCTTCGGAGTTCTAAAACTCACCGGTGAAGGACTTGTTGTCCTTATTAATGACAGCACCAACAGCAGCATTGTGTGGTCCTCCAACATGTCAAGCAAAGTGGAAGACAAATGGAATCCAGTTGCACAGCTCTTGGAGTCAGGAAACCTTGTTGTCAAAGATGGTCATAATGGTGACCACTTTCTATGGCAGAGCTTTGATTATCCTTGTGATACATTCTTGCCGGGAATGAAGCTGGGATGGGACCTTGTGACAGGTCTAGAGAGGACTCTATCATCTTCGAAAAGTACAGATGATCCCGGCCGCGGAGACTACACATTTAGAATAGACCTTCGAGGCGATCCGCAAATAGTTCTAATGAAAGGAACAGCCATAAAAATTAGAGTAGGGGCATGGAACGGGCTAATGTTTTCAGGAGCTACACTTTATTTGCGCTATAGCCAATTTTCATCTCAATTTGTTTTCAATGAAAAAGAGGTGTTTACTAGGTTCAGACCAGAAAATACATCCAAATATATTAGAGGTGTAGTGTACCCTTGGGGAGGTGTGCAGGTTTTGCATTGGTCAATACAAACCAGAGGCTGGGAGACCCTTATTTCTATACCAGAAGCCGAATGTGATAAGTATGCTCTGTGTGGTGCAAATTCTGTTTGCAGGACCACTCCGACTCCGGTCTGTGCATGCCTTGAAGGATTTGTACCAAAATATCCTGGAAAATGGAAGGACTCTTACTGGTCTGATGGCTGTGTTAGGGTCACTCCTTTAAGGTGCAGCAGAGATGGATTCAAGAAGGTTGCAGGCGTAGTGCTGCCGGACACGTCTACTTCTTGGTATAACAGGACCATGGACCTGCTAGAATGCAGAGAATTCTGTCTGAAAAATTGTTCTTGTACGGCATATTCCAATTTGGATATCCGTGATGGAGGAAGCGGTTGCTTGATCTGGTTTCATGATCTTGTTGACATTAGACAAGGGTCACAAGACTTCTATATTCGAATAG ATGATAAGCAAAACAATGATTCCAGCAAGAGGAAGCTAGCAGTTATCGTTGTTGGCTCTATATTGTTCATCATGAGCATAATATTTGGACTGAAATCATTTCTATGGAGAAAAAAACTTGAGGAGTCAG ATATATTTTGGCTGAGGCAACGTGATCACAAAAAGGTAAAGGAAAGCATGGACCTCCCAACATTTGATTTATCAACCATAGTTTGTGCCACTGATCAATTTTCTAGCAGTAATGAATTGGGAAAAGGCGGATATGGACCAGTTTATAAG GGTGTACTTGCAAATGGGACTGAGATTGCCGTAAAGAGACTTTCCAAGAACTCTGACCAAGGACTGCAGGAGTTCAAAACGGAAGTTCAGCTAATTGCAAAACTTCAGCATCGCAACCTCGTAAAGCTTCTTGGTTGTTGCATTCAGCAAGAAGAGAAACTTTTGATTTATGAGCTCATGCCCAACAGGAGTTTGGACTACTttatttttg ATGATGCTAGAAGAAAATTATTGGATTGGACTAAGCGCTTTCACATTATTAGTGGCACAGCTAGAGGCCTAGTCTATCTGCATCAGGACTCTAGGCTAAGAGTCATTCATAGAGATCTAAAAACTAGTAATATTCTTCTTGACGAAGAAATGAATGCAAAAATATCAGACTTCGGTCTTGCTAGGACATTTGCAAGTGATCAGACTGAAGACAAGACTGGAAGAGTGGTGGGAACTCA TGGTTATATTTCGCCCGAGTATGCAGTGCGTGGATCTTTCTCAATGAAATCTGATGTGTTCGCCTTTGGTGTAATCGTGCTTGAGGTAGTCAGTGGGAGGAAGACAAGAGAGTTTTGTGTCCCAGACCAAAGTCTTAACCTTCTGGGATTT GCATGGGAGCTATGGAATGAGGAGAGGACTTTGGAGCTGGTAGATGAATCACTGCGTGATTCGGTGAATGAAGATGAAGTATTGAGATGTATTCAGATAGGACTGTTATGTGTGCAAGAGAGACCAGAACATAGGCCTAACATGTCATCTGTAGTTCGTATGTTGGATGATGATAAACCATTGCCTCGGCCAAGGTTGCCGGCATTTTATTCACACCAACAACATTCTACACTAATTTATGGTGAAGATGGTGAAGAAGTTCATTCAGCAAATGAGGTCACCATATCATTGTTAGGGGCAAGGTAG